The proteins below come from a single Dermatophagoides farinae isolate YC_2012a chromosome 7, ASM2471394v1, whole genome shotgun sequence genomic window:
- the spdi gene encoding sperm antigen with calponin homology and coiled-coil domains split discs, translating into MRPPNISMSSTNCSSNNNNNNNKKDANIKNVHSMPILSSSTTLTTTTSISSPSNTTTTTTSIISAITTTTKPSSHENIFDRIKKACSVGKSNKSSSSSSSSSSTSLTSTSISASTSSPTATLTTTTLNAKNQSSITGQQQQTVSTQTTQSHYQQTSITSPVATNITNNILYATQSIPDFSKSSTTTHNHNNNYRNRNVMNEQQQSSSSLSSSAGKSTSDSSLYYIGNSNNAIKINTNPNSGNDDENNIGPIITGAVQKLPASACSPSKQLLNSLLFQNTFPAAIEQHQHSPPHMHRIIQQKNSPNSHYQQPQFGKLIQNSIIGNSRIVSTSTFSGSGTGLSSIITPTNTTTTTTGTPIVTVAPFDRATSALPESPPSVSHHRNLSLSNSISGGGNYDILVGPGSPTSPVTNLSVINNKMFNNTQTDMKNTHLINNNNVPGSLTTTLTSRVAPILQNTANDHQILTIVNNNLNDDHDNNDDDDDEDENNNGNRDDDDDELDHSSPMSCSPSSPISVPLSSSNNYQPQQQQQPITIATVQYCQRCCVHLPTSSSMTATNEQSSSSTIIDTFDKLNKKQRQTTTDSSMNTPINTVKYVKNKSKIRSLNRNNNNNNNNNNSVIVSNNNNNNNNRTGKTSLPFMLDNFSNTSSSLTTTATTTCESMANNNNNIRRSISKDSIDTDIIMIGNLNNNNHHQRHNSSSLYNSTTNTLTSCGGGGDDMDLYLKNLNTTTSHDNNFKNQNHEFANNQQYILQIEREKLELQKQLITLVQNADTKRLEIERLQKELKQLKKKFNTEKTKQAELKSLELQDVNELQIGGGEPMVDDVNIKNDDNSNSNKTLEQSETIAEMELIVPSSSTTIMHTGEQSSSSNIIEWDKQSSSSISELSVANLQDRINQMEETHYSTSEELQATLQELNDLQEQVMDLQKSNEILQHDKNFLLETLCEQTKKLDNCVARIEQFQRMIIDQYDDEEKHVLLSPSEREESLVEMLKCIHEEKTELETKHDELLYKLEELNVRSKLDANNLLEFGLLFTKPSPPTTKESMMIGDHKQKDTVCLMDHHHHHHHHDNNNLVESTASIIVGNSSSSSTTTTTTLSSSSSNINAKSESIEQEQLDKSCCSLQQQQQQKMLAKLYNAKSLQEISMPVTGSFHSLDGLTSKNSSSTEETIEMLQFLVKQLQDRISTRELDLKKLKDQLILMEVEKKEEYVKLEIQLKNLENRNKELNERNEELYQRLKTTEEAKIESEIRAQKNLDEKREIRSLLEDKDRRLADLEMKLSTKCKEYSELEDKRDLEHSEWKQFQQDLLTTVRVANDFKLETLAEYKALLNEKNMIEEKLNLLESELQKYRQENKKLHHQQQQQQHQQYSRSGVMDPLLSTTNNGSNNTSTVTQNSSGSSSLTKTINDSVTVATVKPMVTKSTSQQQQSTSSSSSSSSPKTSLLTIIQNYEPISNGSAISHHQSTTTTTNGRTLMRSNSSQISVRSLIETFDTNNKQQQQLTSPSLTHPSSTITSNGGTTTNNGSSSVPPLCNRSNSVPILGHNDLLIQRHLRQFVNESNGNSVTTPSSSPDHQLHRSASKTSANSSDRTTPSSVFVSSPILKDSNGNKIDSIRPRALFSEMSDGNKKDPLTTLVRGGGSKRNALLKWCKNKTLNYRDIDITNFSSSWNDGMAFCAILHTYLPDKIPYETLKADDKKRNFTIAFKAAESVGIMTTLDLNEMLAQERPDWHKIMAYVTSIYSHFET; encoded by the exons atgaGACCAccaaatatttcaatgagTTCAACGAATTGttcatcgaataataataataacaacaataaaa AAGATGcaaatatcaaaaatgttcattctATGCCAATATTATCGTCGTCAACTACattgacgacaacaacgtCCATTTCATCGCCATCTaatacgacgacgacgacaacttCGATAATATctgcaataacaacaacaacgaaaccatcatcacatgaaaatatttttgatcgTATTAAAAAAGCTTGTTCAGTTGGGAAATCTAACAAGTCTtcctcttcatcatcatcatcatcatcgacatcattgacatcaacatcaatatcCGCATCCACTTCATCACCCACAGCAACattgacgacgacaacattGAATGCCAAAAACCAAAGTTCCATAAcgggtcaacaacaacaaactgtTTCAACACAGACTACTCAAtcacattatcaacaaacatCAATTACTAGTCCAGTGGCCACCAATATCACTAACAACATTTTATATGCAACACAATCGATACCAGATTTTtctaaatcatcaacaacaacgcaTAACCATAATAACAATTATCGTAATAGAAATGTtatgaatgaacaacaacaatcatcatcatcattatcatcatcggccGGTAAATCAACCAGTGATTCAAGTCTTTATTATATTGGGAATAGTAATAAtgcaatcaaaataaatactAATCCAAATTccggcaatgatgatgaaaataatattggTCCAATTATAACCGGTGCTGTACAGAAATTACCTGCATCAGCTTGTTCACCATCTAAACAATTATTGAATAGTCTTTTGTTTCAGAATACATTTCCGGCTGCTAttgaacaacatcaacacTCACCACCTCATATGCATCGgatcattcaacaaaaaaattcaccgaATAGCCATTATCAACAGCCACAATTTGGTAAATTGATTCAGAATTCAATAATTGGCAATAGTCGAATCGTATCGACATCAACATTTAGTGGTTCTGGTACTGGtttatcatcgataataaCACCCACCaacactactactaccactacTGGAACACCAATAGTAACTGTAGCACCATTTGATCGTGCAACAAGTGCATTACCTGAGTCACCACCATCTGTTTCACATCATcgaaatttatcattatcaaacagtattagtggtggtggtaattaTGATATTCTAGTTGGCCCGGGATCACCAACATCACCGGTAACTAATTTATCggttataaataataaaatgttcAATAATACTCAAACAGATATGAAAAATACTCAtctaatcaataataataatgttcctggatcattgacaacaacattgacatCACGTGTCGCACCAATCTTACAAAATACGgctaatgatcatcaaatattgaccattgttaataataatcttaatgatgatcatgacaataatgatgatgatgatgatgaagatgaaaataataatggtaatagagatgatgatgacgatgaacttgatcattcatcaccaatgtcatgttcaccatcatcacctaTTAGtgtaccattatcatcatcaaataattatcaaccacaacaacaacaacagcctaTTACAATAGCAACTGTACAATATTGTCAACGTTGTTGCGTCCATTTGCCCacttcatcatcgatgacgGCAACTaatgaacaatcatcatcatcgacaattaTCGATAcatttgataaattgaataaaaaacaacgacaaacaacaacagatagTAGTATGAATACACCAATCAATACAGTTAAATATGTAaagaataaatcaaaaatacgAAGTTTaaatcgtaataataataacaacaacaataataataattcggtTATTGtgtctaataataataataataataataaccgtaCGGGAAAAACATCATTACCTTTTATGCTggataatttttccaatacatcatcatcgttgactactacagcaacaacaacatgtgaatcaatggccaataataataataatattcgaaGATCAATAAGTAAAGATTCAATTGACACAGATATTATCATGATTGGTAatctcaataataataatcatcatcaacgtcataattcatcatcattatataattcaacaacaaatactcTTACTagttgtggtggtggcggtgatGATATGGATTTATATCTGAAAAATCTCAACACTACAAcg agccatgataataatttcaaaaatcagaatcatGAATTTgccaataatcaacaatatatattgCAGATTGAACgagaaaaattggaattaCAAAAACAGTTGATTACATTGGTACAGAATGCTGATACGAAACGATTGGAAATTGAACGATTACAAAaggaattgaaacaattgaagaaaaaatttaatacggaaaaaacaaagcaagcggaattgaaatcattaGAGTTACAGGATGTAAACGAATTGCaaattggtggtggtgaaccaatggttgatgatgtaaacattaaaaatgatgataattctaattcaaataaaacattAGAACAATCAGAAACGATTGCTGAAATGGAATTGattgttccatcatcatcaacaacaataatgcaTACGG GTGAACAATCCTCATCGTCTAATATTATTGAATGGgataaacaatcatcatcatctatttcTGAATTATCCGTTGCCAATCTACAGGATCGgatcaatcaaatggaaGAAACACATTATTCAACATCGGAAGAGTTACAGGCGACACTccaagaattgaatgatttacaAGAACAAGTAATGGATCtgcaaaaatcaaatgaaatactACAgcatgataaaaatttcctACTTGAAACATTGtgtgaacaaacaaaaaaattggataatTGTGTTGCACGTATTGAACAATTCCAACGAATGATTATcgatcaatatgatgatgaagagaaaCATGTGCTATTGTCACCTTCTGAACGTGAAGAAAGCCTCGTTGAAATGCTCAAATGTATTCATGAAGAGAAAACTGaattagaaacaaaacatgaTGAATTACTATATAAACTAGAAGAATTAAATGTACGATCCAAATTGGAtgcaaataatttattagaATTTGGATTACTATTTACTAAACCATCACCACCTACCACTAAAGAATCTATGATGATTGGCGatcataaacaaaaagaCACTGTCTGCttaatggatcatcatcatcatcatcatcatcatgataataataatctagtCGAATCTACTGCATCTATAATCGTAGGcaattcatcttcatcatcaacaacaactacaacaacgttgtcgtcgtcgtcatcgaaTATAAATGCAAAATCTGAATCTATTGAACAAGAACAATTGGATAAATCATGTTGTTCattacagcaacaacaacaacaaaaaatgttggcCAAATTATATAATGCAAAATCATTACAAGAAATATCAATGCCGGTAACAGGTTCATTTCATAGTCTTGATGGTTTAACCAGTAAAAATTCCAGTTCTACTGaagaaacaattgaaatgttACAATTTCTTGTCAAACAATTACAGGATCGAATATCAACACGAGAATTGGATCTAAAAAAACTTAAAGATCAACTTATTCTAATGGAAGTggaaaagaaagaagaatATGTTAAACTTGAAATACAGCTTAAAAATCTGGAAAATCGTAATAAAGAATTAAATGAACGAAATGAAGAACTATATCAAAGGCTAAAAACAACGGAAGAggcaaaaattgaatctgaAATTCGTGCCCAAAAAAATCTGGATGAAAAACGAGAGATACGTTCATTATTAGAGGATAAAGATCGTAGATTAGCTGatcttgaaatgaaattatcgaCCAAATGTAAAGAATATTCAGAATTGGAAGATAAACGTGATCTTGAACACTCGGAATGgaaacaatttcaacaagATTTATTGACCACTGTACGTGTTGCAAATGATTTTAAACTTGAAACATTAGCCGAATATAAAGCactattgaatgaaaagaatatgattgaagaaaaattgaatcttCTTGAATCTGAATTACAAAAATATCgtcaagaaaataaaaaacttcatcaccaacaacaacagcagcagcatcagcAATATTCGCGTTCCGGTGTCATGGATCCATTACTATCGACAACCAATAATGGTAGCAACAACACATCAACAGTTACACAAAATTCatctggatcatcatcgttgacaaaaacaattaatgatTCAGTGACTGTTGCCACAGTAAAACCGATGgtaacaaaatcaacatcacaacaacaacagtcaacatcatcgtcatcatcatcatcatcgccaaaaacatcattattaacaataattcaaaattatgaaCCAATTTCGAATGGATCGGCAattagtcatcatcaaagtactactaccaccacaaATGGTCGAACATTAATGCGTAGTAATAGTAGCCAGATTTCTGTTCGAAGTTTGATTGAAACTTTTGATacgaataataaacaacaacagcagctaACTTCTCCATCATTAACACATCCATCATCTACAATTACATCGAATGGTGGTaccacaacaaacaatggtTCATCATCTGTACCACCATTGTGCAATCGTTCTAATTCAGTACCAATTCTTGGTCATAATGATTTACTCATACAACGACATCTACGTCAATTTGTTAATGAATCTAATGGTAATAGTGTTACaacgccatcatcatcgcctgATCACCAACTTCATCGATCTGCTAGCAAAACTTCTGCAAATTCTTCCGATCGTACCACTCCTTCATCAGTGTTTGTATCATCACCAATTTTAAAAGattcaaatggaaataaaattgattcaatcagaCCACGAGCATTGTTTAG TGAAATGAGTGatggcaacaaaaaagatCCACTAACAACATTGGTACGTGGTGGTGGCTCAAAACGAAATGCTCTACTCAAATGgtgtaaaaataaaacgctCAATTATCGTGACATTGATATTacgaatttttcatcatcatggaatgATGGTATGGCATTCTGTGCCATTCTGCACACGTATCTACCCGATAAGATACCATATGAGACATTAAAAGCGGATgataaaaaacgaaattttacAATTGCATTCAAAGCAGCCGAATCAGTCGGCATAATGACAACTTTGGATCTCAACGAGATGCTTGCACAGGAACGACCCGATTGGCATAAAATTATGGCTTATGTTACATCAATCTATAGCCATTTTGAAACATAA
- the LOC142597684 gene encoding uncharacterized protein LOC142597684 translates to MDALESEANEVEGRLGRVVILASSFEGSARNMNEHYHDAMAIVAKYGFPELFITMTANTEWPEIIENLHQNQTAFERPDLIDRVFKKKLNHLMEIIYKKGYFGRCQAYVYTIEYQKRGLPHAHIIVWLIDGDKLDTPEKIDRYISAQIPPDNPDYEFVREIVLKHMVHTCMPNRCLNEDGECNDRAHVRVTTDGENEIVHDEVRNYIDSRYTAACEAIWRLLEFPMHDKSHAVYRLPVNLPQEQPVYFNEDDDAEQIRRLCERAARTDNMLTAFFKLNAQDSNANEFLYTELCEHYVWNKRSKKWEPRQRHVPIISRIYYVSARESDRFYLRLLLQNVKGPKSFEDLRTVNGQVCATFKEAAILRGLVANDSEWIECLTEASVYNLPKQMRQLYAQICIYNNPADPKDLFENFKEFMIGDFLYQDEDRNVTRAENLAKQHIYRLFAIQGYSADFLGPVSYGQNDQIDIEYETRYAEETIPLLNEKQREFFDEISGQLSNPRLHEKNSRFYFLDGPGGSGKTFTYLAIISYARSRGFSVAAFATTGIAADLLPGGRTVHSGFKIPIRLTSTDRSTMTANQYQARQVIIPADLLIIDEVSMMSIHVINIIDLLLKDLMQSQEVFGGKLIIFGGDFRQISPIVPRGICVSSADLSIKKSPLWIYAKRFSLSTNMRSANFAEYNEWLLKLGNGTLRAESSRITDPEYFPCSRSIFS, encoded by the exons ATGGATGCTTTGGAAAGTGAAGCCAATGAAGTAGAAGGACGACTTGGAAGAGTTGTTATTCTCGCTTCCTCTTTTGAAGGTAGTGCTCGAAATATGAACGAGCATTATCATGACGCTATGGCTATTGTTGCAAAGTATGGTTTCCCAGAATTATTCATAACCATGACTGCAAACACAGAATGGCCTGAAATTATCGAAAATTtgcatcaaaatcaaactgCTTTTGAAAGACCAGATTTGATTGATAgagtttttaaaaaaaaactcaatcatttgatggaAATTATATACAAAAAGGGATATTTCGGTAGATGTCAAGCCTATGTCTATACGATTGAATACCAAAAACGTGGATTGCCACATGCCCACATTATTGTTTGGTTAATAGATGGGGATAAACTTGACACACCGGAAAAGATTGACCGATACATTTCGGCTCAAATCCCACCTGACAATCCAGATTATGAATTTGTCAGGGAAATTGTGCTGAAGCATATGGTACATACCTGTATGCCCAATCGTTGTCTCAATGAAGACGGCGAAT GTAACGACCGAGCCCATGTTCGTGTGACCACGGATGGAGAGAACGAGATTGTACATGACGAAGTACGCAACTATATTGATAGTCGCTACACTGCTGCATGTGAAGCTATTTGGAGATTGTTAGAATTTCCTATGCACGATAAGTCTCATGCAGTATATCGACTTCCGGTGAACTTGCCCCAAGAACAACCGGTGTATTTTAATGAAGACGATGACGCTGAACAAATCCGTCGTCTTTGTGAAAGAGCTGCTCGAACTGATAACATGTTGACAGCTTTTTTCAAACTCAATGCACAAGATTCAAATGCAAATGAGTTTCTTTATACCGAACTTTGTGAGCACTACGTTTGGAATAAGCGCAGCAAAAAGTGGGAACCACGACAGCGCCACGTTCCAATAATTTCTCGAATATATTATGTAAGTGCTCGCGAATCTGATCGATTCTATCTTCGGTTATTGCTTCAAAATGTCAAAGGTCCAAAAAGTTTTGAAGACCTTAGAACTGTCAATGGCCAGGTTTGTGCTACCTTCAAGGAAGCCGCCATCTTAAGAGGTTTAGTGGCCAATGACAGTGAATGGATAGAATGTCTCACTGAAGCAAGTGTGTACAATCTTCCAAAGCAAATGCGTCAACTCTACGCGCAGATTTGCATTTACAATAACCCAGCGGATCCAAAAGatctttttgaaaatttcaaagaattCATGATTGGAGACTTTCTCTATCAGGATGAAGATCGAAATGTGACACGAGCTGAAAATTTAGCAAAACAACATATTTATCGTCTGTTTGCTATTCAAGGATACTCAGCCGACTTTCTAGGCCCTGTCAGTTATGGTCAAAATGACCAAATAGACATTGAATACGAAACTAGATATGCTGAAGAAACTATCCCACTTctcaatgaaaaacaacgaGAGTTTTTCGATGAAATTAGTGGACAACTATCAAACCCACGGctacatgaaaaaaatagtcgattctattttttgGACGGCCCCGGAGGTTCGGGAAAGACTTTCACTTATCTTGCAATTATATCGTATGCAAGAAGTCGAGGTTTTTCGGTAGCGGCTTTCGCTACCACCGGAATCGCCGCTGATTTGCTTCCTGGCGGAAGAACAGTTCACAGCGGTTTTAAGATTCCAATAAGACTTACATCCACCGATCGATCAACAATGACGGCCAATCAATATCAAGCAAGACAGGTGATCATTCCCGctgatttattgatcattgatgagGTCTCTATGATGTCGATTCATGTGATCAACATAATTGACTTATTGCTCAAAGATCTCATGCAGTCGCAAGAAGTTTTTGGTGGTAAATTAATCATCTTTGGGGGAGATTTTCGTCAAATATCTCCGATTGTTCCCAGAGGAATTTGTGTTTCTTCTGCAGACTTGAGCATTAAGAAGTCACCGCTTTGGATATATGCAAAACGGTTTAGTCTTAGCACCAATATGAGATCAGCCAATTTTGCTGAATACAATGAATGGCTTCTTAAATTGGGCAACGGTACACTTCGAGCTGAATCATCTCGAATCACAGATCCAGAATACTTTCCGTGTTCCAGATCAATTTTTAGTTAA